In Pollutimonas sp. M17, a single genomic region encodes these proteins:
- the recX gene encoding recombination regulator RecX has protein sequence MHTNDDGFETLSDAGSPPERKQQKAGPTLKARAIGYLSRREHSRRELQRKLAPHAESPEQLERLLDDLERENWLSDQRFAQSLVHRRAPRQGAGLILQELKQHGLGDAAIADLGRQLQGSEQERAQAVWEKKFASLPVDAKDYARQFRFLASRGFSSECVRRILGSIPHASR, from the coding sequence ATGCACACGAACGACGACGGTTTCGAAACGCTGTCCGACGCCGGCTCTCCGCCCGAACGTAAACAGCAGAAGGCGGGGCCCACACTGAAGGCCCGCGCCATCGGCTATCTGTCCAGGCGCGAGCATTCCCGCCGCGAATTGCAGCGCAAGCTTGCGCCGCATGCCGAAAGCCCCGAACAGCTTGAGCGCTTGCTCGACGATCTGGAGCGCGAAAACTGGCTTTCCGACCAGCGTTTTGCCCAGAGCCTGGTTCACAGGCGCGCGCCCCGGCAGGGCGCCGGCCTTATCCTGCAAGAGCTCAAGCAACATGGGCTGGGCGACGCGGCCATTGCCGACCTGGGCCGGCAATTGCAGGGCAGCGAACAGGAACGCGCGCAAGCCGTCTGGGAAAAGAAATTCGCCAGCCTGCCCGTCGATGCAAAAGACTATGCCAGGCAATTCCGTTTCCTGGCCTCGCGCGGTTTTTCCTCCGAATGCGTGCGCCGCATACTGGGCAGCATTCCGCATGCCTCCCGCTAG
- the sucC gene encoding ADP-forming succinate--CoA ligase subunit beta, with protein MKIHEYQGKELLKKFGVTVPRGIPAFSVDEAVAAAEKLGGPVWVVKAQIHAGGRGKGGGVKLGRSIDEVRKLSSEILGMQLVTHQTGPEGQKVRRLYIEEGADIQQEYYLSAVTDRATQKVAFIASSEGGMDIEEVAHSSPEKIITVMIDPLKGFTQADGETLAKGVGMPADSVAQFIDVCQKLYTCYMETDASLVEINPLNRDSKGNIIALDAKFNFDSNALFRHPEIVEYRDLDEEDPAEIEASKFDLAYIQLDGNIGCLVNGAGLAMATMDTIKLFGGEPANFLDVGGGATAEKVTEAFKIMLKNEGVKAILVNIFGGIMRCDIIAEGVIAACKAVNLSVPLVVRMKGTNEELGKKLLAESGLPIISANTMAEAATKVVAAAK; from the coding sequence ATGAAAATTCACGAGTATCAAGGCAAGGAACTGCTGAAGAAGTTTGGCGTGACTGTGCCACGCGGAATTCCCGCTTTCTCGGTTGACGAAGCCGTGGCTGCGGCGGAGAAGCTGGGCGGGCCGGTGTGGGTTGTGAAGGCGCAGATTCACGCGGGCGGCCGCGGCAAGGGCGGCGGCGTCAAGCTGGGCCGTTCCATCGACGAAGTCCGCAAACTGTCTTCCGAAATCCTGGGCATGCAGCTGGTTACCCATCAAACGGGGCCTGAAGGCCAGAAAGTGCGCCGCCTGTACATCGAAGAGGGCGCCGACATCCAGCAGGAATACTACCTGTCCGCCGTGACCGACCGCGCCACGCAGAAAGTGGCTTTCATCGCGTCCAGCGAAGGCGGCATGGACATCGAAGAAGTCGCCCATTCCTCCCCCGAGAAAATCATCACTGTCATGATCGACCCGCTGAAGGGATTCACCCAGGCCGATGGCGAGACCCTGGCCAAGGGCGTGGGCATGCCGGCCGATTCCGTGGCCCAATTCATCGACGTATGCCAGAAGCTCTACACCTGCTACATGGAAACCGATGCGTCGCTGGTCGAGATCAACCCCCTGAATCGTGACAGCAAGGGCAATATCATCGCCCTGGACGCCAAGTTCAACTTCGATTCCAACGCGCTGTTCCGTCATCCCGAGATCGTCGAATACCGCGATCTGGACGAAGAAGATCCCGCCGAAATCGAAGCCAGCAAGTTCGACCTGGCCTACATCCAGCTGGATGGCAACATCGGCTGCCTGGTCAATGGCGCCGGTCTGGCCATGGCCACCATGGACACCATCAAGCTGTTCGGCGGCGAGCCGGCCAACTTCCTGGACGTCGGCGGCGGCGCCACGGCCGAGAAGGTCACCGAAGCCTTCAAGATCATGCTCAAGAACGAAGGCGTCAAGGCCATTCTCGTCAACATCTTCGGCGGCATCATGCGTTGCGACATCATTGCCGAAGGCGTGATCGCCGCATGCAAGGCCGTAAACCTCAGCGTGCCGCTGGTCGTGCGCATGAAGGGCACCAACGAAGAGCTCGGCAAGAAGCTGCTGGCCGAGTCGGGCCTGCCCATCATCAGCGCCAACACCATGGCCGAAGCCGCGACCAAAGTCGTTGCCGCCGCGAAATAA
- the recA gene encoding recombinase RecA, with product MDDKNSKAAGERSKALAAALSQIEKQFGKGSVMRYGDDTVEHDIQVVSTGSLGLDIALGVGGLPRGRVIEIYGPESSGKTTLTLQVIAEMQKIGGTCAFVDAEHALDVQYASKLGVNLSDLLISQPDTGEQALEITDALVRSGSVDLIVIDSVAALTPKAEIEGDMGDSLPGLQARLMSQALRKLTATIKRANCMVIFINQIRMKIGVMFGNPETTTGGNALKFYSSVRLDIRRIGAIKKGDEVVGNETRVKVVKNKVAPPFKQAEFDIMYGAGISREGEIIDLGVQAGIVDKAGAWFSYSGTRIGQGKDNVREYLKEHPEMAFEIENRVREQLGVIPQAAATVSKAAVPSAEPEA from the coding sequence ATGGACGACAAGAACAGCAAAGCCGCCGGCGAACGCAGCAAGGCACTGGCCGCCGCCTTATCCCAGATTGAAAAGCAATTTGGCAAAGGCTCGGTCATGCGCTACGGCGACGACACTGTCGAGCACGATATCCAGGTCGTCTCCACCGGCTCGCTCGGGCTGGACATCGCACTGGGGGTGGGCGGCCTGCCGCGCGGCCGCGTCATCGAAATCTACGGCCCCGAATCGTCCGGCAAGACCACGCTCACCCTGCAGGTCATCGCCGAAATGCAAAAAATCGGCGGCACCTGCGCCTTCGTCGACGCCGAGCACGCGCTCGACGTCCAGTACGCCTCCAAGCTGGGCGTCAATCTGTCCGACCTGCTCATTTCCCAGCCCGATACCGGCGAACAGGCCCTGGAAATCACCGATGCGCTGGTGCGCTCGGGTTCGGTCGACCTCATCGTCATCGACTCGGTCGCGGCCCTGACGCCCAAGGCCGAAATCGAAGGCGACATGGGCGACTCGCTGCCGGGCCTGCAAGCCCGCCTCATGAGCCAGGCCCTGCGCAAGCTGACCGCCACCATCAAGCGCGCCAACTGCATGGTCATCTTCATCAACCAGATCCGCATGAAGATCGGCGTCATGTTCGGCAACCCCGAAACCACCACGGGCGGGAACGCGCTCAAGTTCTATTCCTCGGTGCGGCTCGACATCCGCCGCATCGGCGCCATCAAGAAGGGCGACGAGGTCGTGGGCAACGAAACCCGCGTCAAGGTGGTCAAGAACAAGGTGGCGCCTCCGTTCAAGCAGGCCGAGTTCGACATCATGTACGGCGCCGGCATCTCGCGCGAGGGCGAAATCATCGACCTGGGCGTGCAGGCGGGCATCGTGGACAAGGCCGGCGCCTGGTTCAGCTACAGCGGCACCCGTATCGGTCAGGGCAAGGACAATGTCCGCGAATACCTGAAAGAACATCCTGAAATGGCCTTCGAGATCGAAAACCGGGTTCGCGAGCAATTGGGCGTCATTCCGCAAGCCGCCGCCACCGTCAGCAAGGCGGCGGTTCCCAGCGCCGAACCCGAGGCCTAA
- a CDS encoding LysR family transcriptional regulator, giving the protein MLEIRHLETLSAIRDAGSLQEAAERLHVTQSALSHQLRDLEVRLKTPLLNRRTRPARLTTAGLRILALADQILPQVKATERELQRLAAGRTGRLHVAIDCHSCFQWLLPALDAFRHDWPDVELDLSAAFSFAPLPALVRGDLDVVVTSDPQAIEAIEYLPLFRYELMLAVAAANPLSQYKYIEPYQLADQVLITYPVERQRLDVFTAFLDPADIEPAALRKAELTPMIAQLVASQRGVAALPNWALTEYLDQGWLRLCHLGTQGVWRTLYAAVRGEDVQADYLQAFIKQARDTCFKTLTGIKAVR; this is encoded by the coding sequence ATGCTTGAAATACGCCATCTGGAAACCTTGAGTGCCATACGCGACGCGGGCAGCCTGCAAGAGGCGGCCGAGCGCCTGCATGTCACCCAGTCCGCGCTGTCGCACCAGTTGCGCGACCTGGAAGTGCGCCTGAAGACGCCTTTGCTCAATCGCCGTACTCGGCCGGCCCGGCTGACCACGGCCGGCCTGCGCATCCTGGCGCTGGCCGACCAGATACTGCCCCAGGTCAAGGCCACCGAGCGCGAATTGCAGCGGCTGGCCGCGGGCCGGACCGGCCGGCTGCACGTGGCGATAGACTGCCATTCCTGTTTTCAGTGGCTGCTGCCGGCGCTGGACGCCTTCCGGCATGATTGGCCCGATGTCGAACTGGACCTGTCCGCCGCCTTCTCCTTCGCTCCCCTGCCCGCGCTGGTGCGCGGCGACCTGGACGTGGTCGTGACGTCGGACCCGCAAGCCATCGAGGCCATCGAATACCTGCCGCTGTTCCGCTACGAATTGATGCTGGCCGTGGCGGCCGCCAATCCCTTGTCGCAGTACAAATACATAGAACCGTATCAACTGGCCGACCAGGTTCTCATCACCTATCCCGTCGAACGCCAGCGCCTGGATGTCTTCACCGCCTTTCTGGACCCGGCCGACATCGAGCCGGCGGCGCTGCGCAAGGCCGAACTGACGCCCATGATCGCGCAACTGGTCGCCAGCCAGCGCGGCGTGGCGGCGCTGCCCAATTGGGCGCTGACTGAATATCTGGACCAGGGCTGGTTGCGCTTGTGTCACCTGGGCACACAAGGCGTGTGGCGAACCTTGTATGCGGCGGTGCGTGGTGAAGACGTGCAGGCCGACTACCTGCAAGCGTTCATAAAGCAGGCGCGGGACACTTGCTTCAAGACCCTTACGGGCATCAAGGCGGTGCGCTAG
- a CDS encoding DUF2889 domain-containing protein, with the protein MALPPPDTAREPLHTRSIRVDSFAREDGQWDIEAELIDVKAYDFPKRTGDTHHAGEPVHHMHLRVTIDDQFTITAAAADYDAAPYNQDCMAIAPDYRALVGMNLLRNFRQTVKDRFGRTAGCTHMTELSYVLPTVAVQTMANRRRKEQQAGQNQKRPFQLEGCHALRLDGPVAREFYPKWYVGPKAEAKCE; encoded by the coding sequence ATGGCCCTGCCTCCTCCCGATACCGCTCGCGAGCCCCTGCACACGCGTTCCATACGTGTGGACTCGTTTGCCCGGGAGGACGGCCAGTGGGATATCGAAGCCGAACTCATCGACGTCAAGGCTTACGACTTTCCCAAAAGGACGGGCGACACGCATCATGCCGGCGAACCCGTCCATCACATGCATCTGCGCGTCACCATCGACGACCAGTTCACCATCACGGCCGCCGCGGCCGATTACGATGCCGCTCCCTATAATCAGGACTGCATGGCCATCGCGCCCGATTACCGCGCGCTGGTCGGCATGAACCTGCTGCGCAATTTCCGGCAGACCGTCAAGGACCGATTCGGCAGGACGGCCGGCTGCACCCACATGACCGAGCTTTCCTATGTGCTGCCCACCGTGGCCGTCCAGACCATGGCCAATCGGCGCCGTAAAGAGCAGCAGGCCGGACAGAACCAGAAACGGCCGTTCCAGCTCGAGGGCTGCCACGCCTTGCGGCTCGATGGTCCGGTGGCGCGCGAGTTCTACCCCAAGTGGTACGTGGGTCCCAAGGCGGAAGCAAAATGCGAGTAG
- a CDS encoding response regulator transcription factor has product MRILIAEDDSILADGLSRSLRYDGYAVDVVNDGSSADSALQLQSFDLLILDLDLPQMHGLSVLRLLRQRQMPIPVLILTAADTVEQRVKGLDLGADDYMAKPFALTELEARVRALTRRSAGVSTTQLRYKRLSFDLNGRTARIDDQPLELSARETSLLEIFLSRCGRMISKNQFVDLLCEWGEEVTPNAIEVYIHRLRKKIEPSGVKIVTVRGLGYCLEPENRNDSVAA; this is encoded by the coding sequence ATGCGTATTCTTATCGCCGAGGACGACAGTATTCTTGCCGATGGACTTTCACGTTCATTGCGATACGACGGCTATGCGGTCGATGTCGTCAACGACGGCTCCAGCGCCGATTCCGCCCTGCAGCTGCAAAGCTTCGACCTGCTGATCCTGGATCTGGACCTTCCCCAGATGCACGGGCTGTCGGTGCTGCGCCTGCTGCGCCAGCGCCAGATGCCGATACCCGTCCTTATTTTAACGGCGGCCGACACCGTCGAACAGCGCGTCAAGGGACTGGACCTGGGCGCCGACGACTACATGGCCAAGCCGTTTGCGCTGACCGAACTCGAGGCCCGCGTGCGCGCCCTGACGCGCCGCAGCGCCGGCGTCAGCACCACGCAGCTGCGCTACAAAAGGCTCAGTTTCGACCTGAACGGACGCACGGCGCGCATCGACGACCAGCCGCTGGAGCTCTCGGCGCGCGAAACCAGCCTCCTGGAGATCTTTCTTTCCCGTTGCGGCCGCATGATCAGCAAGAACCAGTTCGTCGACCTGCTTTGCGAGTGGGGCGAAGAAGTCACGCCCAACGCCATCGAGGTCTACATCCACCGCCTGCGCAAAAAGATCGAACCCAGCGGCGTCAAGATCGTCACCGTCCGAGGCCTGGGCTATTGCCTGGAACCCGAAAATCGCAATGATTCCGTGGCCGCGTGA
- a CDS encoding TerC family protein: protein MIEFFQTLHWGAVFQIILIDILLGGDNAVVIALACRNLEKKQRLQGILWGTAGAIILRVLLIAFALTLLGIPFLKVVGALLLVWIGIKLLVPDEDEHGNIKGGSSVMSAVKTILIADFVMSLDNVIAIAGAAQNTHLDHQLYYVIFGLVVSVPIIIWGSTIVLKLIDRFPIVVTLGAGLLGWIAGGMLVTDVFVVEQFGPTTTTLKIAAEVIGAILVVVVGKWIASRSSSKGQTNESV, encoded by the coding sequence ATGATTGAGTTTTTTCAGACGCTCCATTGGGGAGCCGTATTCCAGATCATCCTGATCGACATCCTGCTGGGCGGCGACAATGCCGTGGTCATCGCGCTGGCCTGCCGCAACCTGGAGAAGAAGCAGCGCCTGCAGGGCATTTTGTGGGGCACCGCCGGCGCCATCATCTTGCGCGTCCTGCTGATCGCCTTCGCGCTGACGCTGCTGGGCATTCCCTTCCTGAAGGTCGTCGGCGCCTTGCTGCTGGTATGGATAGGCATCAAGCTGCTGGTGCCCGATGAAGACGAGCACGGCAACATCAAGGGCGGCAGTTCGGTCATGAGCGCGGTCAAGACGATTCTTATCGCCGACTTCGTCATGAGCCTGGACAACGTCATCGCCATTGCCGGCGCAGCGCAGAACACGCATCTGGATCATCAGCTGTATTATGTGATCTTCGGCCTGGTGGTCAGCGTGCCCATCATCATCTGGGGCAGCACCATCGTACTGAAGCTCATCGACCGCTTCCCCATCGTGGTGACCCTGGGCGCCGGGCTGTTGGGCTGGATTGCCGGCGGCATGCTGGTCACCGATGTATTCGTGGTCGAGCAATTCGGCCCCACGACCACTACACTGAAGATCGCGGCGGAAGTCATCGGCGCCATCCTGGTGGTGGTGGTAGGCAAGTGGATCGCCAGCCGCAGTTCCTCCAAAGGACAAACGAATGAGTCTGTTTAA
- the hemC gene encoding hydroxymethylbilane synthase produces MSDTPVKLVIATRASRLALWQAEHVRDRLQSLYPQCQVSLLTMTTRGDQILDRSLSKVGGKGLFVKELETALLDGRADLAVHSLKDVPVDMQSPFALSVILERDDPRDAFVSNDYASLGELPEGAVVGTSSLRREAQLRERYPHLRVQPLRGNLDTRLGKLDRGDYAAIILAAAGLRRLGLASRIRDHLSPQQSLPAAGQGALGIEILESRSDMRTWLAPLGDAAATACTLAERAVSRVLGGSCQVPLAAFARLDGDTIEVDALVAEPDGSRILRAHAAGPASQAEQLGERAAQDLLDKGASAILARLLAPNAAS; encoded by the coding sequence ATGTCCGATACGCCTGTAAAACTGGTGATTGCGACCCGCGCGAGCCGGCTGGCCTTATGGCAGGCCGAGCACGTGCGGGATCGCCTGCAATCCCTGTACCCCCAGTGCCAGGTCAGCCTGCTGACCATGACGACGCGGGGCGATCAGATACTCGATCGCTCCTTGTCCAAGGTTGGCGGCAAGGGCCTGTTCGTCAAAGAGCTGGAAACGGCCCTGCTCGATGGGCGGGCCGACCTGGCCGTGCATTCCCTCAAAGACGTTCCGGTCGACATGCAAAGCCCCTTTGCATTGTCGGTCATCCTCGAACGCGACGACCCGCGCGACGCCTTCGTCTCCAATGATTACGCCAGCCTCGGCGAGCTGCCCGAGGGCGCCGTCGTGGGCACGTCCAGCCTGCGCCGCGAAGCGCAGCTGCGCGAGCGCTACCCGCATCTGCGCGTGCAGCCCCTGCGCGGCAATCTGGACACCCGGCTGGGCAAGCTCGATCGCGGCGACTACGCGGCCATCATTCTTGCCGCCGCGGGCCTGCGGCGCCTGGGCCTGGCCTCGCGCATACGCGATCATCTTTCGCCGCAGCAGAGCCTGCCCGCCGCCGGGCAGGGCGCGCTGGGCATCGAAATCCTTGAATCCCGCAGCGACATGCGAACCTGGCTGGCGCCCCTGGGCGACGCCGCCGCCACCGCCTGCACACTGGCCGAAAGGGCCGTGTCGCGGGTTCTGGGCGGCTCCTGCCAGGTGCCGCTGGCCGCGTTCGCCCGGCTGGACGGCGATACGATCGAAGTCGATGCGCTGGTCGCCGAGCCCGACGGTTCGCGCATTCTGCGCGCGCATGCCGCGGGTCCGGCCTCTCAGGCCGAGCAATTGGGCGAGCGGGCGGCGCAAGACTTGCTCGACAAGGGCGCCAGCGCCATCCTGGCCAGGCTGCTGGCCCCGAACGCGGCCTCCTGA
- the metE gene encoding 5-methyltetrahydropteroyltriglutamate--homocysteine S-methyltransferase translates to MTITHNLGFPRIGVKRELKRALEAYWAGNQTADELQSTGRELRARHWALQAKSGLSFVPVGDFAWYDHILEWTCLLGAVPARFAQAAGDDVSLDTLFRMARGRAPSGTPAAACEMTKWFDTNYHYIVPELVPEPSYRIARSYLFDQIREAQALGYRVKPVIPGPLTWLWLGKGDAFAQGAGDPAKLSLLDALLPVYKEVLNRIRALGVEWVQVDEPILGLDLPPSWQQAFKDVYRELSDSGVSLLLATYFEDLGENVQVLKDLPVQGVHVDLVRAPGQLDRVAAALAPDQVLSAGLISGRNIWRSDLDAASASVQALARQRGDKLWLAPSCSLLHVPVDLDAERELDAELKGWLSFATQKLDELRLLAASLDGSADPAAQQALQAQRDALQARKESARIHNRGVQQRLQASAGLARDRAPFAQRIERQHKRLGLPAYPTTTIGSFPQTPEIRVLRRDWKAGALGDAAYEKAMRAEIEQVIRFQEKVGLDVLVHGEPERNDMVEYFGELLGGFAFTQNGWVQSYGSRCVKPPIIFGDVARPAAMTVAWSAYAQSLTDKPVKGMLTGPVTILQWSFVRDDQPRETTCRQLALALRDEVTDLEAAGIAVIQIDEPAFREGLPLRRADWQAYLDWAVDCFRLSTGGVRDETQIHTHMCYSEFNDIIEAIAAMDADVITIETSRSNMELLGAFEDFKYPNDIGPGVYDIHSPNIPKLDWMVDLMKKAASRLPPERLWVNPDCGLKTRGWPETEAALVAMVKAARTLRYT, encoded by the coding sequence ATGACGATCACTCATAATCTGGGCTTCCCGCGCATAGGCGTGAAGCGCGAACTGAAACGCGCATTGGAAGCATACTGGGCCGGGAATCAGACGGCGGACGAGCTGCAGTCCACCGGCCGTGAACTGCGTGCCCGCCATTGGGCCCTGCAAGCGAAGTCGGGCCTGTCTTTCGTGCCGGTGGGCGATTTCGCCTGGTACGACCACATTCTGGAATGGACCTGCCTGCTGGGCGCCGTGCCGGCCCGTTTTGCCCAGGCTGCCGGTGATGACGTGTCGCTGGATACCCTGTTCCGCATGGCCCGGGGACGAGCGCCCAGCGGCACGCCGGCGGCCGCCTGCGAAATGACCAAGTGGTTCGATACCAACTACCACTACATCGTGCCCGAACTCGTTCCGGAGCCGTCCTATCGCATTGCGCGCAGCTACCTGTTCGACCAGATCCGCGAGGCGCAAGCCCTGGGGTATCGCGTCAAGCCGGTCATACCGGGCCCTTTGACCTGGCTATGGCTGGGCAAGGGCGATGCCTTCGCGCAAGGCGCCGGCGACCCGGCCAAGCTTTCCCTGCTGGATGCGTTGCTCCCCGTCTACAAGGAAGTGCTGAACCGCATCCGCGCGCTGGGCGTGGAGTGGGTCCAGGTGGACGAACCCATACTGGGCCTGGATCTCCCACCATCCTGGCAACAGGCATTCAAGGACGTCTACCGCGAACTCTCCGACAGCGGCGTATCGCTGCTGCTGGCGACCTATTTCGAGGATCTGGGCGAGAACGTCCAGGTGCTGAAGGACTTGCCGGTGCAGGGAGTCCATGTGGACCTGGTCCGCGCACCCGGCCAGCTGGACCGTGTCGCGGCGGCGCTGGCGCCGGATCAGGTCCTGTCCGCGGGCCTGATCAGCGGCCGCAATATATGGCGCAGCGACCTGGATGCCGCAAGCGCCAGCGTGCAGGCCCTTGCGCGCCAGCGTGGCGACAAGCTCTGGCTGGCGCCTTCCTGCTCGCTGTTGCATGTGCCGGTCGACCTGGATGCCGAGCGCGAACTGGATGCGGAACTGAAGGGCTGGCTTTCCTTTGCCACCCAGAAGCTGGATGAATTGCGCCTGCTGGCGGCGTCGCTGGACGGTTCGGCCGATCCGGCGGCCCAGCAAGCCCTGCAGGCGCAACGGGATGCGCTACAAGCCAGGAAAGAATCCGCCCGCATCCACAACCGCGGTGTCCAGCAACGTTTGCAGGCTTCGGCCGGGCTGGCGCGCGATCGCGCGCCCTTCGCTCAGCGCATCGAGCGCCAGCACAAGAGGCTGGGCCTGCCCGCTTATCCCACCACGACCATAGGTTCCTTTCCCCAGACCCCCGAGATACGGGTGTTGCGGCGCGACTGGAAGGCGGGAGCGCTGGGCGATGCGGCCTACGAGAAGGCCATGCGCGCCGAAATCGAGCAGGTCATCCGCTTCCAGGAGAAAGTGGGGCTGGATGTGCTGGTGCATGGCGAACCCGAGCGCAACGACATGGTGGAGTACTTCGGCGAATTGCTGGGTGGATTCGCCTTCACCCAGAATGGATGGGTGCAGAGCTACGGTTCGCGCTGCGTCAAGCCGCCCATCATCTTCGGCGATGTCGCCCGGCCCGCCGCCATGACGGTGGCGTGGTCGGCCTACGCGCAGTCGCTGACCGACAAGCCCGTCAAGGGCATGCTGACCGGCCCGGTCACCATTTTGCAGTGGTCCTTCGTGCGCGACGACCAGCCGCGCGAAACCACGTGCCGGCAACTGGCCCTGGCGCTGCGCGATGAAGTCACCGACCTGGAGGCGGCCGGGATCGCGGTCATCCAGATCGACGAGCCGGCGTTTCGCGAAGGCTTGCCACTGCGCCGCGCCGACTGGCAGGCCTATCTGGACTGGGCCGTCGATTGCTTCCGCCTTTCCACGGGCGGCGTCAGGGACGAGACGCAAATACACACCCATATGTGCTATTCCGAGTTCAACGACATCATCGAGGCCATCGCCGCGATGGATGCCGATGTCATCACCATCGAAACCTCGCGCTCCAACATGGAGCTGCTGGGGGCCTTCGAAGATTTCAAGTATCCGAACGACATCGGTCCGGGGGTCTACGACATCCACTCGCCCAACATACCCAAGCTGGACTGGATGGTGGACCTGATGAAGAAGGCGGCAAGCCGCCTGCCGCCCGAACGCCTGTGGGTGAATCCCGATTGCGGCCTGAAGACGCGCGGCTGGCCTGAAACGGAGGCCGCGCTGGTCGCCATGGTCAAAGCCGCCCGGACACTGCGCTATACTTAG
- the sucD gene encoding succinate--CoA ligase subunit alpha, giving the protein MSILINKDTKVITQGITGKTGQFHTHWCREYANGKNAFVAGVHPKKAGENFEGVPIFGSVKDAKAQTGATVSVIYVPPAGAAAAIWEAVEADLDLVICITEGIPVRDMLEVRNRMRDQNKKTLLLGPNCPGLITPDELKIGIMPGHISRKGRIGVVSRSGTLTYEAVAQLTELGLGQSSAVGIGGDPINGLKHVDVLKLFNDDPETDAVVMIGEIGGPDEVNAAEWAKDNMKKPVVGFIAGVTAPAGKRMGHAGALISGGADTADAKLEIMEACGIRTTRDPSEMGKLLKSVL; this is encoded by the coding sequence ATGTCGATTCTGATCAACAAAGACACTAAAGTCATTACTCAAGGGATTACCGGCAAGACCGGCCAGTTCCACACCCATTGGTGCCGCGAATATGCGAACGGCAAGAATGCCTTCGTGGCGGGCGTGCATCCCAAGAAAGCCGGCGAGAACTTCGAAGGCGTGCCCATCTTCGGTTCCGTCAAGGATGCCAAGGCGCAAACCGGCGCCACCGTGTCGGTCATCTACGTCCCGCCCGCGGGCGCGGCGGCCGCAATCTGGGAAGCCGTCGAGGCCGACCTGGATCTGGTCATCTGCATCACCGAAGGCATTCCCGTGCGCGACATGCTGGAAGTGCGCAACCGCATGCGCGACCAGAACAAGAAAACCCTGCTGCTGGGCCCCAACTGCCCGGGCCTGATCACGCCCGACGAGCTCAAGATCGGCATCATGCCGGGCCATATCTCGCGCAAGGGCCGCATCGGCGTGGTCAGCCGCTCCGGCACGCTGACCTACGAAGCCGTGGCTCAGCTCACCGAGCTTGGCCTGGGTCAGTCGTCTGCGGTGGGTATCGGTGGCGACCCTATCAATGGCCTGAAACACGTCGACGTGCTCAAGCTGTTCAACGACGATCCCGAGACCGATGCCGTGGTCATGATCGGCGAAATCGGCGGCCCCGATGAAGTCAACGCGGCGGAATGGGCCAAAGACAACATGAAGAAGCCCGTCGTCGGCTTCATCGCGGGTGTTACGGCTCCGGCCGGCAAACGCATGGGCCACGCCGGCGCGCTGATCTCCGGCGGCGCCGATACGGCGGATGCCAAGCTCGAAATCATGGAGGCGTGCGGCATCCGCACCACCCGCGATCCATCCGAAATGGGCAAGCTGCTCAAGTCGGTACTGTAG